GTGGGACTCGACCTTCCTCTGCACCCGGTGCGACAACCGCTTCATCCCGTGACGCGTACGCCCGGATTGCCGTAACCGCTTTCACGGTATTAAGATTCGTCACGCGTCGGCACCGCCCTCCCGCCGGCGCGGGCACCCGCCACCCTGCGACCTTCCCCGCCTGACGTGAAGATCCGCACCCTGGCAGCCACGCTCTCGCTCGCGGCCGCGCTCGCGCCGCGCGCGCAGGCGCAGACGCCCGCCCCGGCACAGCCCGCGGCGCCGGCCCCCGCGACGCCCGCGCCGGTGTCGGCGCTGCGCATCGACATCAACATCCCCGAGAACCGGCTGCGGCTGTACGACGGCGACAGCATCATCAGGATCTACCGCGTCTCCGTCGGGATGCCGGGGCACGACACGCCCGACGGGCAGTTCACCATCGCCCAGGCGGAGTGGAACCCGTGGTGGCGGCCGCCGCCGGGGCGCGCGTGGGCGCGCGACGATCACGTCACCCCGCCGGGGCCGAACAACCCGATGGGGCGGGTGAAGCTCTTCTTCGCGCCGCTGTACTACATCCACGGCTCGCCGCACGTGCGCGACATCGGCACGCCGGCGTCGCACGGGTGCATCCGCATGATGAACCCGGACGTGATCGAGCTGGCGCGCATCATCCACGCGCGCAACGGCGGGACGGTGGGCGCGCAGGAGATCACGCGGCTGCTGGCGCGCCCCGGCCAGACGCGCTGGGCGCGCATCGCCACGCCGGTGCCGCTGGTGATCCGCTACGACCCCATCATCGTCCGCGACGGCGAGCTGCGCATCTACCGCGACATCTACGACCGCAACCGCATCCACACCGAGGGCGTGATCCAGGCGCTGCTCGCCGCGGGCTACGACGCGTCGAGCATCGACCGCGACGCGGTGCGCCAGGTGCTTGCGCAGGCGGCCGCCAGCCGGACGATGTTCAAGGTGCCGCTGGCCGAGGCGTTCGCCGGCCTCCGCCCCGCCGGAGAGCCGGTCGCGGCCGGGCGATAAGATTTCGGGAGAGGGTGATTCGCCGCGGGGCGGGCCTCAGGGTCCGCCCCGCGGTTGTTTGTGGGTGGGTGCGATGCGTTTGGGGGATACTCGCGACGATGCGAGTGAACTCGCGGCTACGACGACACACAGTCCGCCTTCGCGGACTCGTAGCGTGGTCACGATCGCGGCGATTCGACGAAACCGGTGCGCCGCGAAGATCGTACCGGATTTCGTCCTGTTGCTGGTTCGTCCATCACCCCCGGCGAATCTTCCGATGTCACGCTTTAAACTCATGCATCTTGGCGGCTTAGCCGCAGCTGCGATCTGCTCGTCGCCCCTTCTCGCGCAGGCGCCGGTGGACGGCGTCTGGCGGACGGAGGGGTACGGGATGGGCGTGCGCATCGCCGGCGACTCGCTGCGCACCTACGAGATCACGTCGGTCAGCTGCCTCCCCGGCTTCGGCGCGCACCGCACCGGCGGGAGCGCGGACGAGCCCGTCTTCACCCTCGACGACGCGCCGTTCACCTTCTCGCTGCGCCCCGGTCCCGGCGGCGAGCGGCGCCTGCACATCGACGGCGCCGCGTCGGAGCGGGTTATGCGCCGCGCCGACGCGCTCCCCGCGCGCTGCGGCCAGCCGCCGGCGAAGGACGCGGCGGCCGTGTTCGACGTCTTCTGGCAGACCTTCCGCGAGCACTATCCCTTCTTCGCCGACAGGGGCGTGGACTGGGAGGCCGTGCGCCGCACCTACGCCCCGCGCGCGGCCTCGGCGTCGCCGCAGGAGCTGTTCGGCATCCTGAGGGAGATCCTGGCCAGCCTGCGCGACGCGCACACCTTCCTCGTCGCGCCGGATCTGCACATGGGCTTCAGCGGCAGCCGCGAGGACCCGTATCCCGTGGGCGATTCGGGACGCGCGCGCATCCGCGAGATCGTCGACACGCGCTACCTGCGCGCGGCGCCGCACGCCTTCGCCAACGGGCAGATCCACTTCGGGATGCTCCCCGATTCCATCGCCTACCTGCGCATCGGCTCGTTCTTCGGCTACGTGCGCGAAGGCGGTTACGCGAGCTGGGAGAACGCGCTGAACGCGGCGCTCGACACCGTCTTCGCCGACACGCGCGGGTGGCGCGGGGTGGTGATCGACGTGCGCGTGAACGGCGGCGGCGCCGACCCGCTGGGGCTGGCCATCGCGTCGCGGCTGGCGACGGAGCCGTACACGGCGTACGCGAAGGTGGCCCGCAGCGACCCCGACGACCCGGCGAAGCGGACGGCGCCGCAGCCCAGCGTCGTCCGCCCCGGCGCGCGGCCGGGGTGGCGCGGGCCCGTCGTGGAGCTGACCAGCCGCTACAGCGTGAGCGCCGCCGAGACGTTCACCCAGGCGCTGATGGGCCGCCGCCCCGCCGTCGAGCGCGTGGGCGAGAACACGCAGGGCGTCTTCTCCGACGTGCTCGGGCGCACCCTGCCGAACGGGTGGCGCTTCGGCCTCCCGAACGAGCTGTTCCTCACCGACGACGGGAAGAGCTTCGACGGGCCGGGGATTCCGGCCACCGTAGCCGTCCCCACCTTCACCCGCGACGACCTCCGCGCCGGCCGCGACCCCGGCCTGGAGCGCGCGATGGAGATCCTGAAGGCGCAGCACCAGGGGACAGAACGATGATCAACCGTCAGAAGTAGGTCAGGAAGAGAAAGAGCAGGCGCCGCGGACCCGGACAGGTCCGCCCGCCGGCGTGGGAAGAATGGATCACTCCCGTGCGGATTCTCTGCTAGGGTGAGACGATCCGCTCCGCGACGGCGATCCGCCTGCCGTTGACCACCAGTGTCCCGTTCCCCAAGAATCCGAGACGGTGGTAGGTGCTGTCGACGGGGATCCAGCCTATCTCCCGCTTCGCGTCGAGGTCGACGATGGAGACGTGCCCCGCGCCACTCTCGTGGTACATCACACCGAAGCGCCGCTCATCCGCGCTCCACGCGACGGCCTTGATGTCGTTGGCGAAGTCTCCCCCGGAGTGCTGCGTCACCTTGACCCGCGCGACCTTGCCGCCCGCCCGGTCGTAAACCGTCAGCCGTCCGCGCCCCACCTCCGGCTCCTCACGGATGGAGAATCCCCCCGACGGAGAGACGAAGACTCGGTGCCCCTCGGGATCGCGGGATACCGAGGGGGTGCTCGCGCGGCTGACGGTCGCCCGGTGGTGCGGCACCACGCCGCGAGGCAGTTCCTTCAGTCCCTCCCAGTGACCCTCGCGGGGGACTTGCTCGAGGTAGCGGTGGAACGCGGCTCGCGCGTTGCGGTCGGCGGTCACCACGAGGATGTCGAAGGCGCGGCTCCCTTCGTCCTCGGCGCCGATCTGGACCGGCGCGTTCCACACACCGTCGGCCTGCACGGTCGCGGCGCCTCGCTGCGGGAAGTAGCTCTCGAGATCGGGGATGTACACGACCACCCACACGGAGTCGCGGCCCCGAAGTCCCCGGGAGGTCCCGCGGATCATCTCCCGCATCTCCACCTGCGCACTGTCGCGAGGGTAGGTGATGCGCAGCTCGGTGGCAGGGGTGCCGCGGCCGAACACGGCCACGCCGCCGCCGACCACCGCCATCAGGAGCAGGAGCGCGAAGATCGCCAGCTTGGGGACGGATGGGCGGCCGGGGCGTGGCGTCGGCGGCACACCGCCCGTGCGCTCGCGGCGGCTCTGGAGGACGTGCTTGATCAGCTCGGCCGTGGACTGAATGACGATGCCGCCGAGGCCGATCAGTGCGACGATGACGGGCTGCGAAAGGTGAACCATCATCAGTGCCTCCCTGCGAATGGAGATTCTGGAGGGTTACGTCACCGGGTCGCTGCTGGAGAGAGGGTAGAGGCCGATCGCGAAAGGGATGCGCATGCCGAACGGGCGCCCTCGCCTCGACGAGGGCGCCGCCAGTCCGCACGATAGTGCCGCCGGGGTGCGGCTACAAGGCGCCTGATCCTGCGTCGCGGACGGTAAGGCGCTCTCCCCTCTCGAAGGCGGTTCACCGCAATGAATCTCTGCCGGAATGCCGTTTGCGCCGCCTGTCAGGCGTCGATGCACATCGGTCAGGGGAATGAGGGGACAGGGAGATCGTATCCGGGCGCATGCCGCCGCTCCGCTCGAGCGGCTCCTCTCGCCGCGCGAGCACGCGGCGGCGATGGAGCTGGTGCGGCGCGTGCGCGTGGCGGTGCCGGCGGAGCTGTGGCGCGCGTTCCTCTTCGGCTCCCGCGCGCGCGGCGATGGGCGGCCGGACTCGGACCTCGACGTGCTCCTCGTCTTCCGCGCGCTGCCGCCGGAACGCGAGCCGCAGGCCGGCATCGCCGAGTGGATCGCCGACGAGGTGGCGGAGGATACCGGTGTCCCCGTCACCGTCTGGTCCGTCTCGCTGGTCGACCTGGAGCGAGGCCGCCGCACGCCCATGCTGGTCGACGCGCTCGACGACGGCATCCCCCTGTGGCCGCCGGACGCGCCGCCGGTGGGGATCGGCTACACGCCCGACGACGCGCTCTTCGGCGCGTCCGCGCTGCTCGACCGCGTCGAAGAGGGAAGCGAGGAGGTCGCCGAAGCCTGCGACGCGGGGGAGCCGCAGGTCGCCGCGCGGCGCATCCGCGACGACCTGGTGCGGATGTGCACGGCCGCCCTGCTGCTCGACGGCGTCACGCGCCCGCGCCGCGCGGAGGCGGTCGCCGCGTTCGCCGCGCGGCACCGCCCGCCGCCGGAGGTGGAGCCCGTGCTGCGCTGGGCCGCGGCGTCCTTTGGCCCCCACGGCCGCGACGGGGATGGTCCCGTCTCCCCACCGCCCGGCGGGCTCGGCGCCGCGGCCCGCGCGGTGGAAGCACTGCGCGCGCTGGTGATTGCGCTCGGCCGCGAGTTGCGCGACGCCGTGGAGGGCTGAC
This DNA window, taken from Longimicrobium sp., encodes the following:
- a CDS encoding L,D-transpeptidase, which gives rise to MKIRTLAATLSLAAALAPRAQAQTPAPAQPAAPAPATPAPVSALRIDINIPENRLRLYDGDSIIRIYRVSVGMPGHDTPDGQFTIAQAEWNPWWRPPPGRAWARDDHVTPPGPNNPMGRVKLFFAPLYYIHGSPHVRDIGTPASHGCIRMMNPDVIELARIIHARNGGTVGAQEITRLLARPGQTRWARIATPVPLVIRYDPIIVRDGELRIYRDIYDRNRIHTEGVIQALLAAGYDASSIDRDAVRQVLAQAAASRTMFKVPLAEAFAGLRPAGEPVAAGR
- a CDS encoding S41 family peptidase: MDGVWRTEGYGMGVRIAGDSLRTYEITSVSCLPGFGAHRTGGSADEPVFTLDDAPFTFSLRPGPGGERRLHIDGAASERVMRRADALPARCGQPPAKDAAAVFDVFWQTFREHYPFFADRGVDWEAVRRTYAPRAASASPQELFGILREILASLRDAHTFLVAPDLHMGFSGSREDPYPVGDSGRARIREIVDTRYLRAAPHAFANGQIHFGMLPDSIAYLRIGSFFGYVREGGYASWENALNAALDTVFADTRGWRGVVIDVRVNGGGADPLGLAIASRLATEPYTAYAKVARSDPDDPAKRTAPQPSVVRPGARPGWRGPVVELTSRYSVSAAETFTQALMGRRPAVERVGENTQGVFSDVLGRTLPNGWRFGLPNELFLTDDGKSFDGPGIPATVAVPTFTRDDLRAGRDPGLERAMEILKAQHQGTER
- a CDS encoding nucleotidyltransferase domain-containing protein; this encodes MRGQGDRIRAHAAAPLERLLSPREHAAAMELVRRVRVAVPAELWRAFLFGSRARGDGRPDSDLDVLLVFRALPPEREPQAGIAEWIADEVAEDTGVPVTVWSVSLVDLERGRRTPMLVDALDDGIPLWPPDAPPVGIGYTPDDALFGASALLDRVEEGSEEVAEACDAGEPQVAARRIRDDLVRMCTAALLLDGVTRPRRAEAVAAFAARHRPPPEVEPVLRWAAASFGPHGRDGDGPVSPPPGGLGAAARAVEALRALVIALGRELRDAVEG